A window from bacterium encodes these proteins:
- a CDS encoding MlaD family protein produces MNDSKILEIKVGITILSGVILLVLGIVWLKGITFKPNTFEASILFQNTAGLQIGDPVTVSGLRVGKVTDINLTGDSVLVAISINNSVQLRSDVQAVISSIDFFGGKKLEIVPGKSEESFNTKNRIIGSREPDLTELTSQLKEIANDVKGTLEKVDSVLVGINGVVGDKSFTSALKRAAFNLDSTTARIKTMVYKSDSKIDSLLTRLSSASRGFRTLVEKTDGRIDTALVNVNGITRTLGHITLTLDSMMNKIQNGEGNLGKMIHDDALYNKLDHTVAQLDSLVAAVRDKGMKVNLKLFGD; encoded by the coding sequence TTGAACGATAGTAAGATTCTGGAAATTAAAGTTGGTATTACGATTCTATCTGGTGTGATTTTGTTAGTCTTGGGAATTGTGTGGCTCAAAGGGATTACATTCAAGCCGAACACATTTGAAGCTTCAATTCTATTTCAAAATACGGCCGGTTTGCAGATTGGCGACCCGGTGACGGTAAGCGGATTGCGTGTAGGAAAAGTTACCGATATTAATTTGACAGGGGATTCGGTGCTCGTAGCCATTAGTATCAATAATTCTGTGCAGCTGCGTTCGGATGTGCAAGCCGTTATTTCAAGCATCGACTTTTTCGGAGGAAAAAAATTAGAAATCGTTCCGGGAAAATCAGAGGAATCGTTTAATACAAAAAACCGCATTATCGGATCACGGGAACCCGACTTGACAGAGTTGACCAGCCAATTGAAAGAAATTGCCAATGACGTCAAAGGAACTTTAGAAAAAGTTGACAGCGTTTTAGTCGGAATAAATGGAGTTGTAGGTGACAAATCGTTTACGTCAGCACTCAAACGAGCGGCTTTTAACCTAGATTCGACGACCGCCCGGATCAAAACAATGGTATACAAAAGCGATTCGAAGATTGATTCACTGCTGACACGTTTGAGTTCGGCTTCACGAGGTTTTCGTACTCTGGTTGAAAAAACAGACGGGCGGATCGATACGGCACTTGTCAATGTCAACGGCATTACTAGGACTTTAGGGCACATTACGCTTACGCTGGACAGTATGATGAACAAAATTCAAAACGGCGAGGGCAATCTGGGTAAAATGATTCACGATGATGCGTTGTACAATAAGTTGGATCATACTGTTGCCCAACTGGATTCTCTTGTGGCGGCTGTGAGGGACAAAGGTATGAAAGTAAACCTCAAATTATTCGGCGATTAA
- a CDS encoding ZIP family metal transporter, with amino-acid sequence MDIGLALVYSFISGLIIMLGGWFFTIRGQWEKKFLDIFIALGAGYILAVALLDMIPESYEASPYSMFFVILGYLIVHLFEHVFTPHFHYGEETHEHLVSHVVSASALLGLLVHNFFSGVAIGSGMLKSESVGLMIFLGTILHKLPEGFTISSIMFVSHHRKRYSFFSTVSLALASLIGTLAVYCFNVPNLPIKDIALALSAGTFIHVATTDLIPRINDSEYRWMPLVIFLGVGMFFISSLIIHR; translated from the coding sequence ATGGATATCGGTCTAGCTTTAGTGTATAGTTTTATTTCCGGTTTGATAATCATGCTGGGCGGGTGGTTTTTTACCATTCGCGGGCAATGGGAAAAAAAATTCCTCGATATTTTCATTGCGCTTGGCGCAGGTTATATTTTAGCTGTCGCGCTGCTGGATATGATTCCAGAAAGCTATGAAGCTTCGCCGTACTCGATGTTTTTTGTAATTTTGGGTTATCTCATCGTACATTTATTCGAACACGTTTTTACTCCGCATTTTCATTATGGTGAAGAAACACATGAGCATCTTGTTTCGCACGTTGTCAGTGCCAGCGCATTACTCGGACTATTAGTGCATAATTTTTTTAGCGGCGTTGCTATCGGATCAGGGATGTTAAAAAGTGAATCGGTAGGCCTGATGATTTTCCTGGGCACAATACTACACAAACTTCCTGAAGGCTTTACCATTTCTTCGATCATGTTTGTTTCACATCATCGAAAACGTTATAGCTTTTTCAGTACGGTTTCATTGGCATTGGCTTCGTTGATTGGAACTTTAGCGGTTTATTGTTTCAATGTTCCTAATTTGCCTATTAAGGATATTGCGTTAGCTCTCTCGGCCGGAACTTTCATCCACGTTGCGACTACTGATTTAATTCCAAGAATTAATGATTCTGAATACCGATGGATGCCTCTGGTGATTTTTTTGGGTGTTGGAATGTTTTTTATTAGTTCACTGATCATTCATCGTTGA